The sequence AGCGGCATATGAGTTCGTACTAGAATCTGAGAATCTCGGTGATAGAATAGCCAAACTATTAGATCAAGCAAATTTTGACGATGCTGAATCCCTTGAACGTACTTCCGAGTTGATTTGTGAGGAAATCTCAGAAGCCCATTTAGAGAATAAAATTTTCGCACTGATTTCGGAAAAATATCAAGAAATGAATTTAGATTCAGTTGCCATACGATCGTCAGCAACCGCCGAAGATTTGCCTGAATCATCTTTTGCAGGACAGTATGAGACATTCTTGAATATCAGGGGCCAACAGCAAATAGCAAGTGGGTTAATCAAATGCTATCAATCTATGTGGTCGCCAAGAGTAATTTCCTATCGGCAGCGCAATGGTATCGACCACCTCGAGGCTAAGCTTGCAATACTAATCCAAGAGACAGTAAATGCAAAGGCTGCTGGTGTACTCTTCACAAAAGATCCGACATCATCGAAAAGCGATAGAGTTGTTATTGAGTCCAATTTCGGGCTTGGTGAATCTGTAGTTTCGGGCCAGGCAATACCAGACCGCTTTGTGTTAGAAGAGATGCAGCCAGGAACAGCAGAAAGCTTCAGAGTGAAAGAAACCCAGATTGGAATCAAGAGTGTCGTGGTGAGGG comes from Candidatus Thorarchaeota archaeon and encodes:
- a CDS encoding PEP/pyruvate-binding domain-containing protein yields the protein MELATIPNREYVMDLADASLKQRDLIGSKAAHLGELSNQEYRVPKGFILTTAAYEFVLESENLGDRIAKLLDQANFDDAESLERTSELICEEISEAHLENKIFALISEKYQEMNLDSVAIRSSATAEDLPESSFAGQYETFLNIRGQQQIASGLIKCYQSMWSPRVISYRQRNGIDHLEAKLAILIQETVNAKAAGVLFTKDPTSSKSDRVVIESNFGLGESVVSGQAIPDRFVLEEMQPGTAESFRVKETQIGIKSVVVRASSKRGESGIKALDASSDESETPSITNHQAVELAQIGKELESIFGAPQDIEWAIDEENQIC